Part of the Candidatus Deferrimicrobiaceae bacterium genome, CGGGCATCCCGGTCCTCCCGGACGAGCCGCCCGCTTCCCCGGCGCATCCGGGGCATGCTCTCCCGCAGCGCCTTGTGCGACGGGATCGCCCTCTTTCCGCTCACCGGAACCACGCGAGCGACCGCCCGGCCATGGCGCGTGA contains:
- a CDS encoding type II toxin-antitoxin system prevent-host-death family antitoxin, translating into MKKMTVREARQALSRLDRVLEEEGEVTITRHGRAVARVVPVSGKRAIPSHKALRESMPRMRRGSGRLVREDRDAR